One window from the genome of Pseudomonas fluorescens encodes:
- a CDS encoding substrate-binding periplasmic protein: MRSAMGALLLLSTGCLAEEAPLRFAVTDGWAMPMVQIERGRPTQGIIPDIMISLATQIGKPAQFHVLSRARLDGAMKHGEVDMRCYVSPDWVKDNDDYLWSIPLFFQRDLLVATTSVPATITPTTLSPQPIGTVLGYSYPTLQPLFDAGQLHRDDARSQEQVLAKLLAGRYRYGISNQWALDWFNQRHTADRQLHEVAVLQEQRLSCYVRNDPSIPAQRILRTLLNMKTSGEIDAIIQLYTGRSEASRAESEAPSP, translated from the coding sequence ATGCGCTCAGCCATGGGGGCTTTGCTGTTGTTGAGTACCGGCTGTCTTGCCGAGGAAGCCCCCTTGCGTTTCGCCGTTACCGATGGCTGGGCAATGCCCATGGTGCAGATTGAACGAGGCCGCCCGACCCAGGGCATCATTCCCGACATCATGATCAGCCTGGCGACCCAGATAGGAAAGCCGGCGCAATTCCACGTCCTCTCCCGCGCCCGGCTCGACGGTGCCATGAAACACGGCGAGGTCGACATGCGTTGCTATGTCAGCCCTGACTGGGTGAAGGACAACGATGATTATCTGTGGAGCATCCCGTTGTTTTTCCAACGTGACCTGCTCGTCGCCACCACAAGCGTACCCGCGACGATAACGCCAACAACGCTGTCGCCCCAACCCATCGGCACGGTGCTCGGCTACAGCTACCCGACCTTGCAACCCTTGTTCGACGCCGGTCAACTGCACCGCGACGATGCCCGCAGCCAGGAACAAGTGCTGGCGAAATTGTTGGCCGGGCGTTATCGCTATGGGATCAGTAATCAATGGGCGCTGGACTGGTTCAATCAACGTCATACCGCTGATCGCCAACTCCATGAGGTGGCTGTCCTGCAGGAACAGCGGTTGAGCTGTTATGTGCGCAACGATCCGAGCATTCCCGCACAGCGCATTCTGAGGACATTACTGAACATGAAGACGTCCGGGGAAATCGACGCGATCATCCAGCTCTACACCGGCCGCAGTGAAGCATCACGGGCCGAGAGCGAGGCGCCCTCGCCCTGA
- a CDS encoding sulfite exporter TauE/SafE family protein, with protein MLDLAPLLVSAVILGLLGGGHCLGMCGGLMGALTLAIPKDQRSRRFRLLLAYNLGRILSYATAGLLIGLAGWAVSNSPAAMIMRVLAGLLLIAMGLYLAGWWSGLTRIESVGRGLWRHIQPVANRLLPVSSLPRALLLGALWGWLPCGLVYSTLLWSASQGNALDSALLMLAFGLGTWPVLLATGLAAERITALLRKRSVRMAGGLLVIVFGIWTLPGPHQHWLMGH; from the coding sequence ATGCTTGACCTGGCGCCACTGCTGGTTTCGGCCGTTATCCTTGGCCTGCTGGGCGGCGGTCATTGCCTGGGCATGTGCGGCGGCCTGATGGGCGCCCTGACCCTGGCGATTCCCAAGGACCAGCGCAGCCGCCGCTTTCGGTTGCTGCTGGCGTACAACCTGGGGCGAATCCTGAGCTATGCCACCGCCGGGCTGCTGATCGGCCTGGCCGGTTGGGCCGTGTCCAACAGTCCAGCAGCGATGATCATGCGGGTGCTGGCCGGCTTGCTGTTGATTGCCATGGGCCTGTACCTGGCGGGTTGGTGGAGCGGCCTGACCCGCATCGAAAGCGTGGGGCGTGGCTTGTGGCGGCACATCCAACCCGTCGCCAACCGCTTGCTGCCGGTGTCGAGCCTGCCCCGGGCCTTGCTGCTCGGTGCCCTATGGGGCTGGCTGCCGTGCGGGCTGGTCTACAGCACCCTGCTATGGTCCGCCAGCCAGGGCAATGCCCTGGACAGCGCCCTGCTGATGCTCGCCTTCGGCCTGGGTACCTGGCCGGTGCTGCTCGCCACTGGCCTGGCCGCCGAGCGCATCACCGCCCTGCTGCGCAAACGCAGCGTGCGCATGGCCGGCGGGCTGTTGGTGATTGTTTTCGGGATCTGGACACTGCCGGGGCCGCATCAGCATTGGCTCATGGGCCACTGA
- a CDS encoding adenine phosphoribosyltransferase, with translation MVFDSFDIKSLIRPVIDFPKPGVIFRDITPLFQSPTALRLVMDSFAHRYVEAEFTHIGAMDARGFLIGSILAYQLNKPLVLFRKQGKLPADVLAEGYQTEYGEAFLEVHADSLCEGDSVVMFDDLIATGGTLIAAANLIRRMGAKVHEAAAIIDLPELLGSQRLEDMGIPTFCLTQFSLSEK, from the coding sequence ATGGTCTTTGACTCCTTCGACATCAAATCCCTGATCCGCCCCGTGATCGATTTCCCCAAGCCCGGCGTGATCTTTCGCGACATTACCCCACTGTTCCAATCCCCGACCGCCCTGCGCCTGGTCATGGACAGTTTCGCCCACCGCTATGTCGAGGCCGAGTTCACTCACATTGGCGCGATGGATGCACGCGGTTTCCTGATCGGTTCGATCCTGGCCTATCAGCTGAACAAACCGCTGGTCTTGTTCCGCAAGCAAGGCAAGCTGCCGGCCGACGTACTGGCCGAGGGGTACCAGACCGAATACGGCGAAGCCTTCCTTGAAGTGCATGCCGACAGCCTGTGCGAGGGGGATTCGGTGGTGATGTTCGATGACCTGATCGCCACTGGTGGCACGCTGATCGCCGCCGCCAACCTGATCCGCCGCATGGGCGCCAAGGTCCACGAGGCCGCAGCGATCATTGACTTGCCGGAACTGCTCGGCTCCCAGCGCCTGGAAGACATGGGGATCCCGACGTTCTGCCTGACGCAGTTCTCCCTCAGCGAAAAATAG
- the ccoS gene encoding cbb3-type cytochrome oxidase assembly protein CcoS has product MPALYVMIPAALLIVAIAVYIFFWAVDSGQYDDLDGPAHSILFDDQDPNHKAAVDEASGEVRKADDKAPPHA; this is encoded by the coding sequence ATGCCAGCTCTTTACGTGATGATCCCGGCCGCGCTGCTGATCGTGGCCATCGCCGTGTACATTTTCTTCTGGGCCGTGGACAGCGGACAGTACGACGACCTCGACGGTCCGGCCCATAGCATCCTGTTCGACGATCAGGACCCGAACCACAAGGCGGCGGTGGACGAAGCCAGTGGCGAAGTCCGCAAGGCGGACGACAAGGCCCCACCCCATGCTTGA
- a CDS encoding YbaB/EbfC family nucleoid-associated protein, translating into MMKGGMAGLMKQAQQMQEKMAKMQEELANAEVTGKSGGDMVTVVMTGRHDIKRVSIDPSVVEGLSEDDKEMLEALFAAAVNDAVRKIEANSQDKMSGMTAGMQLPPGMKLPF; encoded by the coding sequence ATGATGAAAGGTGGCATGGCCGGCCTGATGAAGCAGGCGCAGCAGATGCAGGAAAAAATGGCCAAGATGCAGGAAGAACTGGCCAACGCCGAAGTCACCGGCAAATCCGGTGGCGACATGGTGACCGTGGTCATGACCGGTCGTCACGACATCAAGCGTGTCAGCATCGACCCAAGCGTGGTCGAAGGCCTGAGCGAAGATGACAAGGAAATGCTCGAAGCCCTGTTCGCCGCCGCCGTCAATGACGCGGTGCGCAAGATCGAAGCCAACAGCCAGGACAAGATGTCCGGCATGACCGCTGGCATGCAACTGCCACCGGGCATGAAATTGCCGTTCTGA
- a CDS encoding NADP-dependent oxidoreductase translates to MSQASTTSQRIVLASRPHGAPTPENFRLEQVTLSDLAQGQILLKTLFLSLDPYMRGRMSDAPSYAAPVEIDEVMTGGAVSRVERSMHPKFQEGDLVVGATGWQSHSISDGRNVMPIPSGLPSPSMALGVLGMPGMTAYMGLMDIGQPKAGETLVVAAASGAVGSVVGQVAKIKGLRVVGVAGGSEKCKYVVDELGFDACVDHRSANFAEELARACDKGIDIYYENVGGKVFDAVVPLLNAKARIPLCGLIASYNDHQAPSGPDRLPQLQRTLLTKRVRIQGFIVFDDYGDRQPEFISAMAPWVRDGKVKFREDVVDGLENAPQAFIGLLEGRNFGKLVVRVAQD, encoded by the coding sequence ATGTCACAAGCATCGACCACCAGCCAGCGCATCGTCCTGGCCTCTCGCCCCCACGGCGCCCCGACCCCGGAGAATTTCCGCCTGGAGCAGGTGACCCTGTCGGACCTGGCACAGGGGCAGATCCTGCTCAAGACGCTGTTTCTGTCCCTGGACCCCTACATGCGTGGGCGCATGAGCGATGCACCTTCCTACGCCGCGCCGGTGGAAATCGACGAGGTGATGACCGGCGGCGCTGTCAGCCGCGTGGAGCGATCGATGCACCCGAAATTCCAGGAGGGTGATCTGGTGGTGGGCGCCACGGGTTGGCAGAGCCACAGCATCAGCGATGGGCGCAACGTGATGCCCATCCCCTCCGGGCTGCCCAGCCCGTCGATGGCCTTGGGGGTACTGGGCATGCCGGGCATGACCGCTTACATGGGGCTGATGGACATTGGCCAGCCCAAGGCCGGGGAAACCTTGGTGGTCGCGGCCGCCTCGGGTGCCGTGGGCTCGGTGGTCGGCCAGGTGGCGAAGATCAAGGGCCTGCGTGTCGTCGGGGTCGCGGGCGGCAGCGAGAAATGCAAGTACGTGGTCGATGAGCTGGGCTTTGATGCCTGTGTCGATCACAGGAGCGCCAATTTTGCCGAGGAACTGGCGCGGGCCTGTGACAAGGGCATCGATATCTATTACGAAAACGTCGGCGGCAAGGTCTTCGATGCCGTCGTGCCGTTGCTCAACGCCAAGGCGAGGATCCCGCTCTGCGGCCTGATCGCCTCCTACAACGATCATCAAGCACCGAGCGGCCCGGATCGCTTGCCGCAACTGCAGCGCACCTTGCTGACCAAACGCGTGCGAATCCAGGGGTTTATTGTGTTCGACGACTACGGTGACCGTCAGCCGGAGTTCATCAGTGCCATGGCCCCTTGGGTGCGCGATGGCAAGGTCAAGTTCCGTGAGGACGTGGTCGATGGCTTGGAAAATGCGCCACAGGCGTTTATCGGCCTGCTGGAAGGGCGCAACTTCGGCAAGTTGGTGGTGCGGGTCGCGCAGGATTGA
- the recR gene encoding recombination mediator RecR, whose translation MSFSPLIRQLIDALRTLPGVGQKTAQRMALQLLERDRSGGSRLAQALSQAMEGVGHCRLCRTLTEDDLCPQCADPRRDDTLLCVVEGPMDVYAVEQTGFRGRYFVLKGHLSPLDGLGPEAIGIPQLIARIEEAGTFTEVILATNPTVEGEATAHYIAQLLNNKGLVASRIAHGVPLGGELELVDGGTLAHSFAGRKPIAL comes from the coding sequence ATGAGCTTCAGCCCTTTGATTCGCCAACTGATCGATGCCCTGCGAACGTTGCCGGGTGTGGGTCAGAAAACTGCCCAGCGCATGGCGTTGCAATTGCTCGAGCGTGATCGCAGCGGCGGTTCACGCCTGGCCCAGGCCCTGAGCCAGGCCATGGAAGGTGTAGGGCATTGCCGTTTATGCCGCACCCTCACCGAAGACGACCTCTGCCCGCAATGCGCCGACCCGCGTCGGGACGACACCTTGCTTTGCGTCGTGGAGGGGCCGATGGATGTGTATGCGGTGGAGCAGACCGGTTTTCGTGGCCGTTATTTCGTGCTCAAGGGCCATTTGTCCCCGCTCGACGGCTTGGGGCCGGAAGCCATCGGCATTCCACAGTTGATCGCGCGGATCGAAGAGGCGGGCACGTTCACGGAAGTCATCCTCGCCACCAACCCGACGGTCGAAGGCGAAGCCACCGCCCATTACATCGCCCAACTGCTGAACAACAAAGGCCTGGTCGCCTCCCGCATCGCCCACGGCGTGCCACTGGGAGGGGAGCTTGAGTTGGTGGATGGTGGAACGCTGGCGCATTCGTTTGCGGGCCGTAAGCCGATCGCGTTGTAA
- the hemN gene encoding oxygen-independent coproporphyrinogen III oxidase produces the protein MLDAIRWDSDLIRHYDLAGPRYTSYPTAAQFGGQVGTFDLLHALRDSRKARRPLSVYVHVPFCANICYYCACNKVITKDRGRAHAYLQRLEQEIQLIGCHLDPTQPVEQLHFGGGTPTFLSHDELRQLMATLRKHLNLLDDDSGDYGIEIDPREADWSTMGLLRELGFNRVSIGLQDLDPAVQRAVNRPQSLEETRAVVEAARTLQFRSINIDLIYGLPKQTPDNFARTVEEVIHLQPDRLSVFNYAHLPERFMPQRRINSQDLPNPEQKLAMLQGTIEQLTAAGYRYVGMDHFALPDDELAIAQEEATLQRNFQGYTTHGHCDLIGLGVSAISQIGDLYCQNSSDLNHYQNTLADGQLATSRGWVCNADDRLRRAVIQQLICHFNLVFAEIEQTFNIDFGGYFAPLWPQLQAMAKDGLIELDDTHIKVLPAGRLLVRSVCMVFDAYLEQHNRQRFSRVI, from the coding sequence ATGCTCGACGCCATCCGTTGGGACTCAGACCTGATCCGCCACTACGACCTGGCGGGACCACGCTACACCTCGTACCCGACTGCGGCGCAGTTCGGCGGCCAGGTGGGCACCTTCGACCTGCTCCATGCCCTGCGTGACAGCCGCAAGGCCCGGCGGCCACTGTCGGTGTATGTGCACGTGCCGTTCTGCGCGAACATCTGCTACTACTGCGCCTGCAACAAGGTCATCACCAAGGACCGTGGCCGCGCCCACGCCTATCTGCAACGCCTGGAACAGGAGATCCAGTTGATCGGCTGCCACCTGGACCCTACCCAGCCCGTGGAACAGCTGCACTTTGGCGGCGGCACCCCGACGTTCCTCAGCCACGACGAGCTGCGCCAACTGATGGCCACGCTGCGCAAGCACCTCAACCTGCTGGACGACGATTCCGGCGACTACGGCATCGAGATCGATCCCCGGGAGGCCGACTGGTCGACCATGGGGCTGTTGCGTGAACTGGGGTTCAATCGGGTCAGCATCGGCCTGCAAGACCTTGACCCGGCGGTGCAGCGTGCCGTCAATCGCCCGCAAAGCCTGGAAGAAACCCGCGCGGTGGTCGAGGCTGCCCGAACCTTGCAGTTCCGCTCGATCAACATTGACCTGATCTACGGCCTGCCCAAGCAGACCCCGGACAACTTCGCCCGCACTGTCGAGGAAGTCATCCACCTGCAACCGGACCGGCTCTCGGTGTTCAATTACGCCCACCTGCCGGAACGCTTCATGCCCCAGCGGCGCATCAACAGCCAGGACTTGCCGAACCCGGAACAGAAACTGGCGATGCTGCAGGGCACCATCGAACAACTGACCGCCGCCGGCTACCGCTACGTCGGCATGGACCACTTCGCCCTGCCCGACGACGAGCTGGCCATCGCCCAGGAAGAGGCCACGTTGCAGCGCAACTTCCAGGGCTACACCACCCATGGCCATTGCGACCTGATCGGCCTCGGCGTGTCGGCCATCAGCCAGATCGGCGACCTGTACTGCCAGAACAGCAGCGACCTGAACCATTACCAGAACACCCTCGCCGACGGGCAACTGGCAACCAGTCGCGGCTGGGTATGCAACGCCGACGACCGGCTGCGGCGTGCGGTGATCCAGCAATTGATTTGTCATTTCAACCTGGTCTTCGCCGAGATCGAGCAAACCTTCAATATCGATTTTGGCGGATATTTTGCGCCGCTATGGCCGCAATTGCAGGCCATGGCCAAGGACGGCCTGATCGAACTCGACGACACGCACATCAAAGTCCTGCCCGCCGGGCGCCTGCTGGTGCGATCCGTGTGCATGGTCTTCGATGCCTATCTGGAGCAGCACAACCGGCAGCGCTTCTCCCGAGTTATCTGA
- the dnaX gene encoding DNA polymerase III subunit gamma/tau, with product MSYQVLARKWRPRSFREMVGQTHVLKALINALDSQRLHHAYLFTGTRGVGKTTIARIIAKCLNCETGITSTPCGECSVCREIDEGRFVDLIEIDAASRTKVEDTRELLDNVQYAPSRGRFKVYLIDEVHMLSSHSFNALLKTLEEPPPYVKFILATTDPQKLPATILSRCLQFSLKNMTPERVVEHLTHVLGVENVPFEDDALWLLGRAADGSMRDAMSLTDQAIAFGEGKVMAADVRAMLGTLDHGQVYDVLHALIEGDAKALLEAVRHLAEQGPDWNGVLSEILNVLHRVAIAQALPEGVDNGHGDRDRVLALAQALPAEDVQFYYQMGLIGRRDLPLAPDPRGGFEMVLLRMLAFRPADTADAPRQTLKPVGISQATADSAKPVAAAPVVAPAVTSAPAAVAPVAQPVPAPVVATAEPEPEPVVEALPEPVAEEVVDLPWNDPVEPPVVQQPVVEPVLETVAEQPELPPMPLPTPDSVVPDAPEWVAAPVPEPTVADVDIATPGIDLDDEPPLDEDYIEPDMDSAYSYLDDLASEHAAEPAPEPEPEPAAMPATGLALQWLELFPKLPISGMTGSIAANCTLMAVEGDHWLLHLDPAHSALFNATQQRRLNDALNQYHERTLTLTIELIKPEQETPAQAASRRRADRQREAEESIHGDPFIQQMMQQFGAVVRHDTIEPVEAPVTQGS from the coding sequence ATGAGTTATCAGGTTCTTGCACGTAAATGGCGTCCGCGCTCGTTCCGCGAAATGGTCGGCCAGACCCATGTGCTCAAGGCTCTGATCAATGCCTTGGACAGCCAGCGGCTGCACCACGCCTATCTGTTCACCGGTACCCGTGGCGTGGGCAAGACCACCATCGCGCGGATCATTGCCAAGTGCCTGAATTGTGAAACCGGTATCACTTCGACACCTTGTGGCGAGTGTTCGGTCTGCCGGGAAATCGACGAGGGCCGCTTCGTCGACCTGATCGAGATCGACGCCGCCAGCCGCACCAAGGTCGAAGACACCCGCGAACTGCTCGACAACGTGCAGTACGCCCCGAGCCGTGGGCGCTTCAAGGTCTACCTGATCGACGAAGTGCACATGCTCTCCAGCCATTCCTTCAATGCGCTGCTCAAGACCCTCGAAGAACCGCCGCCCTACGTCAAGTTCATCCTGGCGACCACCGACCCGCAGAAACTTCCTGCAACGATTCTGTCGCGGTGCCTGCAGTTCTCCCTGAAGAACATGACGCCGGAGCGGGTGGTCGAGCACCTGACCCACGTACTGGGCGTCGAAAACGTGCCATTCGAAGACGATGCGCTGTGGCTGTTGGGCCGGGCCGCCGATGGTTCGATGCGCGACGCCATGAGCCTGACCGACCAGGCCATCGCTTTCGGTGAAGGCAAGGTCATGGCCGCCGATGTCCGAGCCATGCTCGGCACCCTCGATCACGGCCAGGTCTATGACGTCTTGCATGCGCTGATCGAAGGCGATGCCAAGGCGCTGCTCGAGGCGGTGCGTCACCTGGCCGAGCAGGGCCCGGACTGGAATGGCGTACTCTCGGAAATCCTCAACGTGCTGCACCGTGTCGCCATTGCCCAGGCCCTGCCTGAAGGCGTCGACAACGGCCATGGCGACCGTGATCGCGTACTGGCCCTGGCCCAGGCGCTGCCGGCCGAAGACGTGCAGTTCTATTACCAGATGGGCCTGATCGGCCGTCGCGACCTGCCCCTGGCACCGGATCCGCGAGGCGGCTTCGAAATGGTCCTGTTGCGAATGCTGGCGTTCCGGCCAGCCGATACGGCGGATGCCCCGAGGCAAACGCTAAAGCCAGTGGGGATCAGCCAGGCCACAGCTGATTCCGCCAAGCCAGTGGCTGCCGCGCCCGTCGTTGCGCCGGCAGTGACTTCGGCTCCGGCAGCGGTGGCACCTGTAGCCCAGCCGGTGCCGGCGCCTGTGGTCGCGACGGCCGAGCCGGAACCCGAGCCGGTCGTCGAGGCACTGCCCGAGCCCGTCGCCGAAGAAGTCGTCGACCTGCCTTGGAACGACCCGGTCGAGCCGCCAGTGGTCCAGCAGCCGGTCGTCGAGCCCGTGTTGGAAACCGTCGCCGAGCAGCCCGAGTTGCCGCCGATGCCCCTGCCGACGCCCGACAGCGTGGTACCCGATGCGCCGGAATGGGTCGCAGCGCCCGTGCCCGAGCCGACGGTGGCCGACGTCGATATCGCCACGCCGGGCATCGACCTGGACGACGAGCCGCCGCTGGATGAGGATTACATCGAGCCGGACATGGATTCGGCGTACAGCTACCTGGACGACCTGGCCAGCGAGCACGCCGCCGAGCCAGCCCCGGAGCCCGAGCCGGAACCGGCGGCGATGCCGGCCACCGGGCTGGCCCTGCAGTGGCTGGAACTGTTCCCTAAACTGCCGATCAGCGGCATGACCGGCAGCATCGCCGCCAACTGCACGCTGATGGCCGTGGAGGGCGACCACTGGCTGCTGCACCTGGACCCGGCCCACAGCGCACTGTTCAACGCGACCCAGCAACGTCGCCTCAACGATGCACTGAACCAGTACCACGAGCGCACCCTGACGCTGACCATCGAGCTGATCAAGCCCGAGCAGGAGACCCCGGCCCAGGCCGCGTCCCGCCGCCGTGCCGACCGTCAGCGCGAAGCCGAGGAGTCGATCCACGGTGATCCATTCATCCAGCAGATGATGCAACAGTTCGGCGCCGTGGTCCGTCACGATACTATCGAACCTGTCGAGGCCCCGGTCACCCAGGGCTCATAA
- the fnr gene encoding fumarate/nitrate reduction transcriptional regulator Fnr — translation MSEPVKLRAHNQAHCKDCSLAPLCLPLSLNLEDMEALDEIVKRGRPLKKGEFLFRQGDTFDSVYAVRSGALKTFNLSDGGEEQLTGFHLPSELVGLSGMDTETHPVSAQALETTSVCEIPFDRLDELALQLPQLRRQLMRVMSREIRDDQQMMLLLSKKTADERIATFLVNLSARFRARGFSANQFRLSMSRNEIGNYLGLAVETVSRVFTRFQQNELIAAEGKEIHILDPIQLCALAGGSIDG, via the coding sequence ATGTCCGAGCCAGTCAAACTGCGCGCCCACAACCAGGCCCACTGCAAGGATTGCAGCCTGGCCCCGCTGTGCCTGCCACTTTCATTGAATCTGGAGGACATGGAGGCGTTGGACGAAATCGTTAAACGGGGCCGCCCGTTGAAAAAAGGTGAATTCCTGTTTCGCCAGGGTGACACCTTCGATTCCGTCTACGCGGTGCGCTCGGGCGCCTTGAAAACCTTTAACTTGAGCGATGGCGGCGAAGAGCAGCTCACCGGTTTCCACCTGCCCAGCGAACTGGTGGGCCTGTCCGGCATGGACACCGAGACCCATCCGGTCTCGGCCCAGGCGCTGGAAACCACCTCAGTGTGCGAAATTCCCTTCGACCGCCTGGACGAGCTGGCCCTACAGTTGCCGCAACTGCGTCGCCAGTTGATGCGGGTCATGAGCCGGGAAATCCGTGACGATCAGCAGATGATGCTACTGCTCTCGAAAAAAACCGCCGACGAGCGCATCGCCACCTTCCTGGTCAACCTCTCGGCACGCTTCCGCGCCCGCGGGTTCTCGGCCAACCAGTTCCGCCTGAGCATGTCGCGCAACGAAATCGGCAATTACCTGGGCCTGGCGGTGGAAACCGTGTCCCGGGTGTTCACCCGTTTCCAGCAGAACGAATTGATTGCCGCCGAAGGCAAGGAAATTCACATCCTCGACCCGATCCAGCTCTGCGCCCTGGCCGGCGGCTCGATCGACGGCTGA